The Polyangium aurulentum genomic interval ATGAATGGCCCGGATCGAGCAGGACATGCGCAACATGAGCAGACCTCGGCGCAAGTGCCCCACGACCGGCGGCCAGAAGTACCGTGTCCCTGTCACGAGCCTCGGCGCTCACGCCGAAGCGCAGGTGGAATTGTGGGGCTGAATGCTTTCGACGCGCTGTGCAATGCGCGTCATTGGCGGGGGGAGAGGCGCGCCGGGACCGGCGCGGACGGCGGGGCGAGCCCTACTTGTGCACGATTTCGGTATCGAACTTCATCGGGAACGTGATCACGGCGGGGGAGCCACCCTCGGGCGGGGGGAATTTCACCTTCTTGAAGGCGTCCACCACGCACGCGTCGACCTTCTTGTTCTTCACGGTCGACTTCGTCACGCCCGCCTCCTTCACGTCGCCGGTCGGCGCCACCGTGGCCTTCACGGTCACCGTGCCGCTCAGCTTGCCGTCCTTGTCGGCGCCGAGCGTGTAGCAGGCATCGAAGAGCTTCACGCTCTTGTTGACCGCGGTGTCGATCTGCTCCTTCGACAGTTTGCCCGCGAGGCTGCCGTCGGCGTTCAGAGTCGCGCCGCTCTCGCCACCCGCCCCAGGCGCCGCGGTCGGCTGAGGAGGCGCCACCACGATGGGCGCGGGCGTGGCCGCGGGCGCGGGCGTGGGATCGGGCTTGGCGGCGGTCGAAGCGTCGTCCGCAGGCGCCGAAGGCCCGCAGCCCAGGGTGACGAAGAGACAAACCAGCGGCAGTGCCACGATGGAAGCTCGCATGATGGCGAGTTCAGTCGAACCCTGGCCGTTTGTCCACCCCCAAGCACGCGGATCCGCGCCTCAGTCGACGCGCAGCACCTCGATCCCGCCCGCGCTCGCGCCCCTCGGCGCCCCGCGCCCACGCCCCCCCGTGAAGAGCGCCTGGAAAACTTCCGTACCAGGCCTCTTTCGTATCGGCACGGGATCGGCGTACAGAAAGCCCGCCCGCAGCCGCCCGGGCGGGATGGCGAGCGGCAGGCCCACCTCGCGCGTCGTCGGATCGGCCATCGTCGTCGATAAAAACGGCCGCGCCACCACGCGCGATCGCACCGCGAGCGTCGCGCCCGCCGGCATCGGCCCGCCCGCGCGGACGAAGAGCGTGAGCAGCGGCCGCGCGCCCTCCTCGAAGCGCTTGCCCAAAAGCTCGGCGCCTCCCTCGAGCGCCGCCCCGATCGGCGAAAGCTCCCGCGCGATCTCGGCCTCCATCGCCGCAGCCGCAGCCGAATCCCCTCGAGCCACCGCGATGTTGTGCGCGATGCGCCTGTCCTCGAGCGTGCGCGGCGGCGCGCTCGGCGCCTCCGCCGGCTGATCCCAGTGCGTGCGCAGCTCCCACGCGAGATACGGATCGGGCACCACGGCGCGGGTGGGCTCGGTCCCGCTCACGAGCATCCAGGCGAGCGGCGAAGGCTCGCTCTCGGCGAACGAATACGCCTCGATCGGCGCGAACGGCTCGCGCGGCCGCACGGCCCAGAAGGGCCCCACGGCCACCACGTGAAAGCGCCCCGCGACAGCGGCCAGGTGCTCCTCCGACGCGAAGCGGCTGTCCATCACGTACACGTCGTCCGCGCCCGCGAGCGGCCCCGCAGGCGGCGGGCGGTTCACCTTCACCACCCTGCCCCCGAGCGCCCAGACCTGCGCCCACGTCGCCTTCATCCCCTCGTGCATCTCGACGGTCGCGCGCGGCGAAAGGCCCGCGGCGAGCCAGCGCAAAAAGGCCGTCTTGTCCCCGTCGGAGTCGATGAGCAGCCCCTTCTCGTTGAAGCGCCCCCCGGTCTCGCGCGCGTAGCGCAGCGCAGGCACGCCGTCGCGCAGGATGAAGAGGATCGGCACGAGCGCGATCGCGAGCGCGAGCGTTCCCCCGTGCGCCCACGGCCTTTGCGTCGCGAGGCCACGCGCGCGCCGGACACGCTCTGCGAGGAGCTCGAGCACGGGCGCCAGCGTGGCCACGAGCGCGCCCATCGCCAGGCCGAAATACGCGCCGAACGCCTGCGGCCAGAACACGTGGACGTCCGCGCCCTGCTTGAAGACGACGTACTGGAACACCGCCATCCCGAGGTACGCGAGCGGCACGACCTCCACCGATCGTCGCAGCGCGAACAGGCGCACGAGCGACACGACGGCCGCGATCTTGCCGAGCAGGATCGCGATCGGCGTGAACGACAGCTCGATCCAGTAACGCCGGCTCTCGAGCACCGCCGCGAGCGGCATCGCGCTGCCCGCCGAACGCGAGCCGTACACCGAAAGAAGATCGACGAGCTTGCCGCTGCGATGGAAGACGGCGAGGTAGAGGACCCCCGACAGCACCGACACCGTCGACCACGCGATCCAGGCTTCGGCGTGGCGCCGCTCGTCGATGGGACCGAAGAAGCGCCTGCCCCCGAGGTAGCCGCGCACGAGCGCGAAGAAGAGCACCTCACCCGCGAGCACGAACGCGGGCCAGTCCGCGTGGAGCGCCATCAAGAGGCCGAGGAGGCTCACGCCCAGGTAGCGCCGCCGCCACGTCTGCTCGAGCCGCACCCAGCCCCAGAGCGCGAGCAGCGTCCAGGCGATGAGGGGCACCTCGAGCGCATTGAAATTCGCGAATGCCAGCGTGATCGGCAGGACGGCGAAGGCCGCCGCCGCCGCCGCGCCCGCCGCGGGGCGAAAGAGCGCGCGCCCGAGCGCCGCGAGCAAGGGAGGCGTCGCCGCCGACAGGACGATCGCCGGCAGCCTGCACACGAAGTCGTGGCGGCCGAAGATCTTCATGAATGCGGTCGTCACCCAGAAGATGCCCCAGGGGTGGTGGCAGTAGTACATGTCCGGCGTGGGCTTCGTCGTCGTGTACTCCCAGACCGGGCCCACGATGCCCCAGCGCAGCATGTTCTCCGCGATGATCCCCATGCTCGCCGACGACGCGTAGTGGCCCGCGAGCAGCGGCCCGAACATCTCCCAGGCAGCGGCCAGGGCAAACCATGCCGTCGCGACGACCGTCACCACGCGCGCGATGCGGGCCTCGCGCTCGCTCGCGACGGGCAGGCCGTCGAAGCCGCGAGGGAGCAAGAACCTCGAGCGGAAGCTCATCGGGCGCGCAGGGTAGCGGATGGCGAGCCGAGCGGGCGTGGTAACTTGCCGGCCCCGTGCCCCTCGCCCACCGGATCGCTGCCGCTGCTCGCCGCCGCCCGCTCGCGTCGATCCTCGCGCTCGTGGCGCTCGTCGCGGGGCTGTACGTCGTGGCCCATCCGCTCGCGGTCACGCGCTACGCGCCGATGACCGACCTGCCCTTCCACGCCGCGCAGACCTCGGCCTTCCGCCACTACCTCGATCCGGACTTCCACCTGCGCGAGCAGTTCGAGCTCCAC includes:
- a CDS encoding ArnT family glycosyltransferase: MSFRSRFLLPRGFDGLPVASEREARIARVVTVVATAWFALAAAWEMFGPLLAGHYASSASMGIIAENMLRWGIVGPVWEYTTTKPTPDMYYCHHPWGIFWVTTAFMKIFGRHDFVCRLPAIVLSAATPPLLAALGRALFRPAAGAAAAAAFAVLPITLAFANFNALEVPLIAWTLLALWGWVRLEQTWRRRYLGVSLLGLLMALHADWPAFVLAGEVLFFALVRGYLGGRRFFGPIDERRHAEAWIAWSTVSVLSGVLYLAVFHRSGKLVDLLSVYGSRSAGSAMPLAAVLESRRYWIELSFTPIAILLGKIAAVVSLVRLFALRRSVEVVPLAYLGMAVFQYVVFKQGADVHVFWPQAFGAYFGLAMGALVATLAPVLELLAERVRRARGLATQRPWAHGGTLALAIALVPILFILRDGVPALRYARETGGRFNEKGLLIDSDGDKTAFLRWLAAGLSPRATVEMHEGMKATWAQVWALGGRVVKVNRPPPAGPLAGADDVYVMDSRFASEEHLAAVAGRFHVVAVGPFWAVRPREPFAPIEAYSFAESEPSPLAWMLVSGTEPTRAVVPDPYLAWELRTHWDQPAEAPSAPPRTLEDRRIAHNIAVARGDSAAAAAMEAEIARELSPIGAALEGGAELLGKRFEEGARPLLTLFVRAGGPMPAGATLAVRSRVVARPFLSTTMADPTTREVGLPLAIPPGRLRAGFLYADPVPIRKRPGTEVFQALFTGGRGRGAPRGASAGGIEVLRVD
- a CDS encoding AgmX/PglI C-terminal domain-containing protein; protein product: MRASIVALPLVCLFVTLGCGPSAPADDASTAAKPDPTPAPAATPAPIVVAPPQPTAAPGAGGESGATLNADGSLAGKLSKEQIDTAVNKSVKLFDACYTLGADKDGKLSGTVTVKATVAPTGDVKEAGVTKSTVKNKKVDACVVDAFKKVKFPPPEGGSPAVITFPMKFDTEIVHK